The Pirellulimonas nuda genome includes a region encoding these proteins:
- a CDS encoding type II toxin-antitoxin system VapC family toxin, whose protein sequence is MLLMDVNVLINATNESAPDHLEFASWLSAVMNSAEPYAVSEFVLSSVVRLMTNGRLFPTSGTTDAALSFVTSVRSRPNCELVQPGPRHWGIFTDLCRKTAARGNTVPDAYLAALAIEHDCEWITADRGFGRFPGLRWRHPLDG, encoded by the coding sequence ATGCTATTGATGGATGTCAACGTGCTTATCAACGCGACCAACGAATCGGCGCCCGACCACCTAGAGTTTGCATCATGGCTTTCTGCGGTAATGAATTCGGCCGAGCCGTATGCTGTGTCGGAGTTCGTCTTGAGCTCCGTAGTCCGCCTCATGACCAATGGGAGGCTTTTCCCAACGTCCGGAACTACTGACGCGGCGTTAAGTTTTGTCACGAGTGTCCGGAGCCGACCGAACTGCGAACTAGTCCAGCCCGGCCCGCGTCACTGGGGAATCTTCACAGACCTCTGCCGAAAGACCGCGGCCCGCGGCAACACCGTCCCAGACGCCTACCTTGCCGCGCTGGCCATCGAGCACGACTGCGAGTGGATCACCGCCGACCGCGGCTTCGGCCGGTTCCCGGGGCTGCGGTGGAGGCATCCGCTGGATGGGTGA
- a CDS encoding DUF1598 domain-containing protein: MRTLRSPNWSVRCLTLLLVTALATTCSAQFGGGGGLGGGGGGGGLGGGGGGLGGGGGGLGGGGGTGATGGGSGVIVDVDGVLRRVVVNDPTGQLARQRVQQALSRLEGDLAKPSAMRKVSLTRLEKAVAAKIDAASGPDNAMKHLAGLTRIDYVFCYPETGDIVIAGPAEPWGESPDGRMRGVETGRPVIELQDLAVALRAFPAEGRGNNPTIYCSIDPTPEGLARMQGFLRQFGRQAVPGDTQFIVHQLQESLGPQVISIGGVSPRTHFAQVIVEADYRMKLIGIGLEQPPVRMVSYVEKANPAAVARNAMQRWYFVPDYECVRASGDGLACELVGEGVKLIGEDELVQQDGTRRAVGSSNRASQTFVDGFTKLYPKLAERAPIWAQLRNCIDLAVTAALIQKNDYYAKTGWNGGVLAEESAYKVETYNAPQQVASAVNSIWKGRTLMTPIGGGVQIDAAQALNKENLLSDEDGAVYAKRETLGAPPAEGWWWD; the protein is encoded by the coding sequence ATGCGTACGTTGCGATCACCCAACTGGTCCGTGCGCTGCCTGACTTTGCTGCTGGTGACCGCTCTGGCGACGACTTGCTCGGCCCAGTTTGGCGGCGGTGGCGGCCTCGGCGGCGGTGGTGGCGGCGGCGGCCTCGGCGGCGGAGGCGGCGGCCTCGGTGGCGGGGGTGGCGGCCTCGGCGGCGGCGGCGGCACCGGCGCCACCGGCGGCGGCTCGGGTGTGATTGTCGACGTCGACGGCGTGCTCCGCCGCGTTGTGGTCAATGACCCCACCGGCCAGCTGGCGCGACAACGCGTTCAGCAAGCCCTGTCGCGTCTCGAGGGAGACCTCGCCAAGCCGAGCGCCATGCGCAAGGTTTCGCTAACCCGCCTCGAGAAGGCGGTAGCGGCCAAGATCGACGCCGCCAGCGGCCCGGACAACGCGATGAAGCACCTGGCCGGCCTCACCCGCATCGATTACGTCTTTTGCTACCCAGAAACCGGCGACATCGTGATCGCCGGCCCCGCCGAGCCGTGGGGCGAGTCGCCCGACGGCCGGATGCGCGGCGTTGAGACGGGCCGTCCGGTGATCGAGCTGCAAGACCTAGCCGTAGCGCTGCGGGCGTTCCCCGCCGAAGGCCGCGGCAACAACCCGACCATCTACTGCTCGATCGACCCCACCCCGGAGGGGCTGGCCCGCATGCAGGGCTTCCTGCGTCAGTTCGGCCGCCAGGCGGTGCCGGGAGACACCCAGTTCATTGTTCACCAACTACAAGAGAGCCTCGGGCCGCAGGTGATTAGCATCGGCGGCGTGTCGCCCCGGACGCACTTTGCCCAGGTGATTGTTGAGGCGGACTACCGGATGAAGCTGATCGGCATCGGGCTCGAGCAGCCCCCGGTGCGGATGGTGAGCTACGTTGAGAAGGCCAACCCCGCCGCCGTTGCCCGCAACGCGATGCAGCGGTGGTACTTCGTGCCGGACTACGAGTGTGTCCGCGCCAGCGGAGACGGCCTGGCCTGCGAGCTGGTGGGCGAAGGCGTAAAGCTGATCGGCGAGGACGAGCTTGTGCAGCAGGACGGCACGCGGCGCGCCGTTGGCTCCTCCAACCGCGCCAGCCAGACCTTTGTCGACGGTTTCACCAAGCTCTATCCGAAGCTGGCCGAGCGGGCCCCGATCTGGGCGCAGCTCCGCAACTGCATCGACCTGGCCGTGACCGCGGCGCTGATCCAGAAGAACGACTACTACGCCAAGACGGGCTGGAACGGCGGCGTGCTGGCCGAGGAGTCGGCCTACAAGGTAGAAACCTACAACGCCCCGCAGCAGGTGGCCTCCGCCGTCAACAGCATCTGGAAGGGCCGCACGCTGATGACCCCCATCGGCGGCGGCGTGCAAATCGACGCGGCCCAGGCGCTGAACAAGGAGAACCTGCTGTCGGACGAAGACGGCGCGGTGTACGCCAAACGCGAGACGCTGGGCGCCCCCCCCGCCGAAGGCTGGTGGTGGGACTGA
- the rpiB gene encoding ribose 5-phosphate isomerase B → MRVGVASDHRGTHLREKVIEVLHARGHEVEDAGVDGSESVDYPDFAAIVARKVSSGQLDRGVLICGTGIGMAIAANKFDGVRAAPCNDEVTAEISRRHNDLNVLCLSADLLSPRVVERMVELWLDTEFEGGRHLRRIEKIRALEAEERACDKP, encoded by the coding sequence ATGCGAGTCGGCGTCGCGAGCGACCACCGCGGAACCCACCTGCGCGAAAAAGTGATCGAGGTCCTGCATGCGCGGGGGCACGAGGTCGAAGACGCCGGGGTCGACGGCTCCGAGAGCGTCGACTACCCCGACTTTGCCGCCATTGTCGCCCGCAAGGTCAGCTCCGGGCAGCTCGACCGCGGCGTGCTGATCTGCGGCACCGGCATCGGCATGGCGATCGCCGCCAACAAGTTTGACGGCGTCCGCGCCGCCCCCTGCAACGACGAGGTGACCGCCGAGATCAGCCGCCGCCACAACGACCTGAACGTCTTGTGCCTGTCGGCCGACCTGCTCAGCCCACGCGTGGTGGAGCGGATGGTAGAGCTGTGGCTCGACACCGAGTTTGAAGGGGGCCGGCACCTGCGTCGCATCGAAAAGATCCGGGCGCTCGAGGCCGAAGAACGCGCCTGCGACAAGCCCTGA
- a CDS encoding NHL repeat-containing protein has translation MLTRRCFLASSCGALLAGAAGCGDDPGGLARLDVVWGRRGLADGRFQKPRAMAIDQADRLYIVDFTARIQVFDADGKFLHLWRTPEWRHGRPTGLTVAGDDRLLVADTHYYRVLPYTLAGRLLEDQVLGGVNGNAPGEFGFVTDAVYDSKGCLYVSEYGQFDRIQKFAPDGSFLLQWGTHGSAPGQFVRPQNLLFDAQDRLWVCDACNHRIQAFSTEGELLLFWGNEGSSPGQLYYPYDIAMDTRGDLLVVEYGNHRVQKFNQQGQSMGTWGRLGAAPGELRDPWSLVLDSRGRLNVLDTGNNRVQRVLL, from the coding sequence ATGCTCACCCGCCGCTGCTTCTTGGCTAGCTCGTGCGGCGCCCTCCTGGCGGGCGCAGCGGGGTGCGGCGACGACCCCGGCGGGCTTGCGCGGCTCGACGTGGTGTGGGGGCGCCGCGGCCTAGCCGACGGGCGGTTCCAAAAGCCGCGCGCGATGGCCATCGACCAGGCCGATCGGCTCTACATCGTCGATTTTACGGCCCGGATCCAGGTGTTCGACGCCGACGGCAAGTTCCTCCACCTCTGGCGGACCCCCGAGTGGCGCCACGGCCGGCCCACCGGGCTGACCGTCGCCGGCGACGACCGGCTGTTGGTGGCCGACACCCACTACTACCGCGTCCTGCCCTACACGCTTGCGGGCCGGCTGCTGGAGGATCAGGTGCTAGGCGGCGTAAACGGCAACGCGCCGGGCGAGTTCGGGTTCGTCACCGACGCCGTGTACGATTCCAAGGGCTGCCTGTACGTCTCCGAGTACGGCCAGTTCGACCGGATCCAAAAGTTCGCCCCCGACGGCTCGTTCCTCTTACAATGGGGCACGCACGGCTCGGCGCCCGGGCAGTTCGTGCGGCCGCAGAACCTGCTGTTCGACGCCCAAGACCGGTTGTGGGTCTGCGACGCCTGCAACCACCGCATCCAGGCGTTCAGCACCGAGGGGGAGCTGCTGCTGTTCTGGGGCAACGAGGGCTCATCGCCGGGGCAGCTCTATTATCCTTACGACATCGCGATGGACACACGCGGAGACCTGCTGGTGGTAGAGTACGGCAACCACCGCGTGCAGAAGTTCAACCAGCAGGGCCAATCGATGGGGACCTGGGGCCGCCTGGGCGCCGCCCCGGGTGAGCTCCGCGACCCCTGGTCGCTGGTGCTCGACAGCCGCGGACGCCTCAACGTGCTCGATACCGGCAACAACCGTGTTCAGCGCGTGTTGTTGTAG
- a CDS encoding AAA family ATPase, translated as MSIGSSIEERAAQFAERYKAVFAELSKVIVGHGEIVHGVLTSLFVGGHVLLEGVPGLGKTLLVRTLAQTLDLDFSRIQFTPDLMPADILGTNLIVEDPDGRRRFEFQKGPIFTQICLADEVNRATPKTQSAMLETMQEKSVSIAGQVFQMKPPFFVMATQNPIEQEGTYPLPEAQLDRFLFKLVVGYSSREDLNTILERTTRGIVVEPQKVMDGGEIVEWQKLVREVILAPHVQDYVTRLTLATHPEGPFAAPATNQYLRWGASPRGAQSVALAAKVRALLGGRYNVSFEDCRRVYLPSMRHRVILNFEAEAEGVNPDTVLTEILKHVPEKVEEKTA; from the coding sequence ATGAGCATCGGTTCCTCCATCGAAGAACGCGCGGCCCAGTTCGCCGAGCGCTACAAGGCCGTCTTTGCCGAGCTGAGCAAAGTGATCGTCGGCCACGGCGAGATCGTCCACGGCGTGCTGACCAGCCTGTTTGTCGGCGGACACGTGCTGCTCGAGGGGGTCCCCGGGCTGGGCAAGACGCTGCTGGTGCGCACGCTGGCGCAGACGCTCGACCTCGACTTCTCGCGCATCCAGTTCACCCCCGACCTGATGCCGGCCGACATCCTGGGCACCAACCTGATCGTCGAAGACCCCGACGGCCGGCGGCGGTTCGAGTTCCAGAAGGGGCCGATCTTCACCCAGATCTGCCTGGCGGACGAGGTGAACCGCGCCACCCCCAAGACGCAGTCGGCCATGCTGGAGACGATGCAGGAGAAGTCGGTCTCGATCGCCGGCCAGGTCTTCCAGATGAAACCGCCGTTCTTCGTGATGGCCACCCAGAACCCGATCGAGCAAGAAGGAACCTACCCGCTCCCCGAGGCGCAGCTCGACCGCTTCTTGTTCAAGCTGGTGGTCGGCTATTCCAGCCGGGAAGACCTGAACACCATTCTCGAACGCACCACTCGGGGCATCGTCGTCGAGCCGCAGAAGGTGATGGACGGCGGCGAGATCGTCGAGTGGCAGAAGCTGGTCCGCGAGGTGATCCTGGCGCCCCACGTGCAGGACTACGTCACCCGGCTCACGCTCGCCACCCATCCCGAGGGCCCCTTCGCGGCGCCGGCGACCAACCAGTACCTCCGCTGGGGCGCCAGCCCCCGCGGCGCCCAGAGCGTGGCGCTAGCCGCAAAAGTGCGGGCGCTGTTGGGTGGTCGGTACAACGTGAGCTTCGAAGACTGCCGCCGCGTCTACCTGCCCTCGATGCGGCACCGCGTGATCCTCAACTTCGAGGCCGAGGCCGAGGGGGTGAACCCGGACACGGTGCTGACGGAGATATTGAAGCACGTGCCGGAGAAGGTGGAAGAGAAGACGGCTTGA
- a CDS encoding VWA domain-containing protein, translating into MLDYGLALDASPAMQGLLLAALVGFVGVVVWLARQSYSGLGTWRGGLAVLLRCLVGLLILLALADTQLRKKSDRLTVIYLLDQSLSIPEEQRAAMVAFVNASIREQRKPEKEDRAGVIVFGRDAEVELPPVDFNYELTGVESELDRRHTNLAGAMQRAMSLFPGDAARRVVIVTDGNENVGSALREARAMADAGVSIDVLPVPLERHSEITVDKVALPADVRRGQPFELRVVVDNDSEPGSSPVAGTLKIVRKAGDRETTLSDQPVELAPGKNVYTIRETIEQSDFYTYEGRFTPGDRSSDGSLQNNVATAFTHVRGRGQVLLIEDWENPGEFDYLVERLRSEGLEITVQRSDRLFATLAELQRYDSVILANVPRSGGFGGAGPINTESITAFSDAQIEMLVRNTEEFGCGLVMLGGDRSFGAGGWTDTAIEKAMPVDFRIKSAKVTPVGALAMIMHASEIAKGNYWQKVIAAEAVKALGPKDYAGLLQWNGTDTWLWANTQGGMVQVGAERSRMLRLIDRLTVGDMPDFDPGMQKTVGAFAKLTNPTPSIKHCIIISDGDPAPPSGNTVQAFIKQGVKITTVEVGGHGTAGRQGFGNTMQDLANKTGGKYYVVRNANALPRIYQQEARRVAQPLVKELSPPVVPLLVGRSEMIAGVSEPYPPISGFVMTTVKESSLVDVLLRSPVPPSPDNSVLLASWTFGVGKSVAFTTDAGKRWANQWTGWDDYDRFFSQMVRWSMRPTGDTGNFAVATETVDGKTRVVIDAVGKDDEFINVQAMTGAAVGPDLKSIPLVIEQVAPGRYVGAFDSPDPGSYMLMISPGAGQAMIRTGVNVGYSDEFRAREANTPLLEAMAALPPTGAEPGKVIGAEANAQLTGAEKLAPGLLEVNAYRRTMKPAVAGQDIWPLLVLAASLLFMGDVFVRRVQVSTAWLGPLRQKFAERVLGRPADAPAPATVSRLQSRKRELREGEASRRFELDEAPQPTGSPLADLERGVKPRVAPTPTRKSEPTETKQEESYMDRLKKAKRDARNE; encoded by the coding sequence ATGCTTGACTACGGCCTCGCACTCGACGCTTCGCCCGCCATGCAGGGGTTGCTGCTGGCGGCGCTGGTCGGGTTTGTTGGCGTCGTGGTTTGGCTCGCGCGGCAGAGCTATTCTGGGCTGGGAACCTGGCGCGGCGGCCTGGCGGTGCTGCTGCGGTGCCTGGTGGGGCTGCTGATCCTGCTGGCGCTGGCCGACACCCAGCTCCGCAAGAAGAGCGACCGGCTCACGGTGATCTACCTGCTCGACCAGTCGCTCAGCATCCCCGAAGAGCAGCGGGCCGCCATGGTGGCCTTCGTGAACGCCTCGATCCGCGAGCAACGCAAACCAGAAAAAGAAGACCGCGCAGGGGTGATCGTGTTCGGCCGCGACGCCGAGGTCGAGCTCCCCCCGGTCGACTTCAACTACGAGCTCACCGGCGTCGAGAGCGAGCTGGACCGCCGGCACACGAACCTCGCCGGCGCCATGCAGCGGGCGATGAGCCTGTTCCCGGGCGACGCCGCCCGCCGTGTGGTGATCGTCACCGACGGCAATGAGAACGTCGGCAGCGCGCTGCGCGAGGCCCGCGCCATGGCCGACGCCGGCGTGAGCATCGACGTGCTGCCGGTGCCGCTAGAGCGGCACAGCGAGATCACCGTCGACAAGGTCGCCCTGCCGGCCGACGTCCGCCGCGGCCAGCCGTTCGAGCTTCGCGTGGTGGTCGACAACGACTCCGAACCGGGCTCGTCGCCGGTCGCGGGCACGCTGAAGATCGTCCGCAAGGCGGGGGACCGCGAGACCACCCTCTCCGATCAGCCGGTCGAGCTGGCGCCCGGAAAGAACGTCTACACCATCCGCGAGACGATCGAGCAGTCCGACTTCTACACCTACGAGGGGCGGTTCACCCCCGGCGATCGCTCCAGCGACGGGTCGTTGCAGAACAACGTGGCCACCGCCTTTACCCACGTCCGCGGCCGGGGCCAGGTGCTGCTGATCGAAGACTGGGAGAACCCGGGGGAGTTCGACTACCTGGTAGAGCGGCTGCGGAGCGAGGGGCTCGAGATCACCGTCCAGCGGAGCGACCGGCTGTTCGCCACGCTGGCGGAGCTGCAGCGGTACGACTCGGTGATCCTAGCGAACGTGCCGCGGTCGGGGGGCTTCGGCGGCGCGGGGCCGATCAACACCGAGAGCATCACGGCGTTCTCGGACGCCCAGATCGAGATGCTGGTCCGCAACACCGAGGAGTTCGGCTGCGGGCTGGTGATGCTGGGGGGCGACCGCAGCTTCGGCGCCGGCGGGTGGACCGACACCGCGATTGAAAAGGCGATGCCGGTCGACTTCCGTATCAAGAGCGCCAAGGTCACGCCGGTCGGCGCGTTGGCGATGATCATGCACGCCAGCGAGATCGCCAAAGGCAACTACTGGCAGAAGGTGATCGCCGCCGAGGCGGTCAAGGCGCTCGGCCCCAAGGACTACGCCGGGCTGCTGCAATGGAACGGCACCGACACCTGGCTGTGGGCCAACACCCAAGGGGGGATGGTGCAGGTGGGCGCCGAACGCTCGCGGATGCTGCGGCTGATCGACCGGCTGACGGTGGGCGACATGCCCGACTTCGACCCCGGCATGCAAAAAACGGTCGGCGCCTTCGCCAAGTTGACCAACCCCACGCCGTCGATCAAGCACTGCATCATCATCAGCGACGGCGACCCCGCGCCCCCGTCGGGCAACACGGTCCAGGCCTTCATCAAGCAGGGGGTGAAGATCACCACCGTCGAAGTCGGCGGCCACGGCACGGCCGGCAGGCAGGGGTTCGGCAACACGATGCAGGACCTGGCCAACAAGACCGGCGGCAAGTACTACGTGGTCCGCAACGCCAACGCGTTGCCACGGATCTACCAGCAAGAAGCCCGCCGCGTCGCCCAGCCGCTCGTCAAAGAACTGTCCCCCCCGGTGGTCCCGCTATTGGTGGGGCGCAGCGAGATGATCGCGGGCGTCAGCGAGCCCTACCCGCCGATTTCCGGCTTCGTGATGACGACCGTCAAAGAGAGCTCGCTGGTCGACGTGCTGCTCCGCTCGCCGGTCCCCCCGAGCCCAGACAACAGCGTGCTGCTGGCGTCGTGGACGTTCGGCGTGGGCAAGAGCGTCGCCTTCACCACCGACGCCGGCAAGCGCTGGGCGAACCAGTGGACCGGCTGGGACGACTACGACCGCTTCTTTAGCCAGATGGTCCGCTGGTCGATGCGCCCCACCGGCGACACGGGCAACTTCGCCGTGGCCACCGAGACGGTCGACGGCAAGACCCGCGTCGTGATCGACGCCGTGGGGAAAGACGACGAGTTCATCAACGTCCAGGCGATGACCGGCGCCGCGGTGGGGCCCGACCTCAAGTCGATCCCGCTGGTGATCGAACAAGTGGCGCCGGGCCGATACGTGGGGGCGTTCGACTCCCCCGACCCCGGCAGCTACATGCTGATGATCAGCCCCGGCGCCGGCCAGGCGATGATCCGCACCGGCGTGAACGTGGGCTACAGCGACGAGTTCCGCGCCCGCGAAGCCAACACCCCGCTCTTGGAAGCGATGGCCGCGCTGCCGCCCACCGGCGCCGAGCCCGGCAAGGTGATCGGCGCCGAGGCGAACGCCCAGCTCACCGGCGCCGAGAAGCTGGCCCCCGGGCTGCTGGAGGTGAACGCCTACCGCCGCACGATGAAGCCCGCGGTGGCGGGGCAAGACATCTGGCCCCTGCTGGTGCTGGCCGCCAGCCTGCTGTTCATGGGCGACGTGTTCGTGCGCCGCGTGCAGGTGAGCACGGCGTGGCTGGGCCCGCTCCGCCAGAAGTTCGCCGAGCGCGTGCTGGGCCGCCCGGCAGACGCCCCGGCGCCCGCCACCGTGTCGAGGCTGCAGAGCCGCAAACGAGAACTCCGCGAAGGCGAAGCGAGCCGCCGCTTCGAGCTAGACGAGGCGCCGCAGCCCACCGGCTCGCCGCTGGCGGACCTGGAGCGAGGCGTCAAGCCCCGAGTCGCCCCCACGCCCACACGCAAGAGCGAGCCGACAGAAACCAAGCAAGAAGAGAGCTACATGGACCGCCTGAAGAAAGCGAAGCGCGACGCCCGAAACGAGTGA
- a CDS encoding glycerate kinase type-2 family protein, which translates to MPRSGGQLLDDALRIWRAGVEGVRPERLLPELIVRDRHALWFDDVEVPMLPGGRIAVVGAGKGGSGMVRGLEAALGEALLRERRVAGVVSVPADCLGPTRAIELVSGRPPGVNEPRPEGAAAARRMLQLAGSLGPNDLCICLLSGGGSALLPAPADGVTLEQKITLTRLLSASGAAIEQINTVRSQLSVIKRGGLARACRAGTLVTLIVSDVLGDPIASIASGPTAPNNQSPRDAIEVLRSLELDRAPAAAPIVAWLSARAQNPEPAATIGCRLHHVVVANNAAAVDAAGVEAERLGYNHAMIAATASEGAAEGVGTGLADAALGMRSAGDPNCLISGGEPTVRLAPAAERGRGGRNQQLVLAAAQRLGGCDGIALVSGGTDGEDGPTDAAGGMLNAEIAGRLTDWETADALRRNDAYPLLERVGGLLKTGPTHTNVCDLRVVVVDAP; encoded by the coding sequence ATGCCACGCAGCGGGGGCCAACTGCTGGACGACGCGTTGCGCATCTGGCGTGCCGGGGTCGAAGGGGTCCGCCCCGAGCGGCTGCTGCCGGAGCTGATCGTCCGAGACCGGCACGCGCTGTGGTTCGACGACGTCGAGGTCCCCATGCTGCCCGGCGGACGCATCGCCGTCGTCGGGGCCGGGAAGGGGGGCTCCGGCATGGTGCGCGGCCTGGAGGCAGCGCTAGGCGAAGCGTTGCTGCGTGAGCGGCGCGTGGCGGGGGTGGTTTCGGTCCCCGCCGACTGCTTGGGGCCGACGCGGGCTATCGAGCTAGTTTCTGGCCGCCCGCCCGGGGTGAACGAGCCGCGTCCCGAGGGCGCCGCCGCGGCCCGCAGGATGCTGCAACTGGCGGGATCGCTGGGGCCCAACGATCTTTGCATCTGCCTGCTGTCGGGGGGAGGCTCTGCGTTGCTGCCGGCGCCGGCCGATGGGGTGACGCTGGAGCAGAAGATCACGCTCACCCGCTTGCTAAGCGCCTCGGGCGCCGCGATCGAGCAGATCAACACCGTCCGGTCGCAGCTCAGCGTGATCAAAAGAGGGGGCCTGGCCCGTGCTTGCCGCGCAGGGACGCTGGTCACGCTGATCGTCTCCGACGTGTTGGGCGACCCGATCGCGTCGATCGCTTCGGGGCCGACGGCGCCCAACAACCAGTCTCCACGGGATGCGATTGAGGTGCTCCGGTCGCTAGAGCTCGACAGGGCGCCGGCAGCCGCCCCGATCGTCGCTTGGCTGAGCGCCCGCGCGCAAAACCCCGAGCCGGCGGCGACGATTGGCTGCCGGTTGCACCACGTGGTCGTCGCCAATAACGCGGCCGCCGTCGACGCCGCCGGGGTCGAGGCCGAACGGCTCGGCTACAACCACGCGATGATCGCGGCGACGGCGAGCGAGGGCGCGGCCGAAGGGGTCGGCACGGGGCTAGCCGACGCGGCGCTGGGCATGCGGAGCGCGGGAGACCCCAACTGCTTGATCTCTGGGGGCGAGCCGACCGTCCGGCTAGCGCCTGCGGCAGAGCGGGGCCGCGGCGGCCGGAACCAGCAGCTTGTGCTGGCCGCCGCGCAGCGGCTGGGGGGCTGCGACGGGATCGCCCTGGTGTCGGGGGGAACCGACGGCGAAGACGGCCCCACCGACGCAGCGGGGGGGATGCTCAACGCCGAGATCGCCGGCCGGCTCACCGATTGGGAGACGGCCGACGCGCTCCGCCGGAACGACGCCTACCCGCTGCTGGAACGCGTCGGGGGCCTGCTCAAGACGGGCCCAACCCACACCAACGTGTGCGACCTACGCGTGGTGGTGGTCGACGCGCCCTAG
- a CDS encoding Sua5/YciO/YrdC/YwlC family protein, giving the protein MRPMVIDVAKADDLRDVVHRTVQALAEGKVVGVPTDTVYHLAVSACVPEAVERLAKVSGRSTGDGAPLTLAIKDASELNDYAPNAGPLAERLARRCWPGPVTQVLDADRQQGLVGQLPADSQKLIVPDDSLSLRVPANNVLLDVLRMMAGPIAVASVVSNPGAQAGPKAGGAADEGAGGLNARNLAEAMGDAIDLVLDDGPAHYGQASTVVRVQRQNYQVLREGVVAADTIDQLARVAVVLVCTGNTCRSPMAEALLKQQLAESLGCQIDQLESRGLVVMSAGIHAAAGSPASPEAVDLMKDRGLDLSAHGSQTLNERMVRHADRIITMTRGHRAAIVEGWPAAAARTHTLLDGGGDVADPIGAPLDVYRRCADQIAAGLSAHSKAILAAAPGS; this is encoded by the coding sequence ATGCGTCCCATGGTAATCGACGTCGCCAAGGCGGACGACTTGCGCGATGTCGTGCACCGGACGGTGCAGGCGCTGGCGGAGGGAAAGGTGGTCGGCGTGCCGACCGATACGGTCTACCACTTGGCCGTGAGCGCCTGCGTGCCTGAGGCGGTCGAGCGCCTGGCCAAGGTGAGCGGGCGATCCACCGGCGACGGGGCGCCCCTGACGCTGGCGATCAAGGACGCCAGCGAGCTAAACGATTACGCCCCCAACGCCGGGCCGCTCGCCGAGCGGCTGGCGCGGCGCTGCTGGCCCGGGCCCGTCACGCAGGTGCTGGACGCAGACCGCCAACAGGGGCTCGTGGGGCAACTGCCCGCAGACTCGCAGAAGCTGATCGTGCCGGACGACTCGCTCAGCCTGCGCGTTCCCGCCAACAACGTGCTGCTCGACGTGCTGCGGATGATGGCCGGCCCCATCGCCGTCGCCAGCGTCGTTTCCAACCCGGGCGCCCAGGCGGGCCCCAAGGCCGGCGGCGCCGCGGACGAGGGCGCCGGCGGCTTGAACGCGAGAAACCTGGCCGAGGCGATGGGCGACGCGATCGACCTGGTGCTCGACGACGGGCCGGCTCACTACGGCCAGGCGTCGACCGTCGTCCGTGTCCAGCGGCAGAATTACCAGGTGCTGCGGGAAGGGGTCGTCGCGGCCGACACCATCGACCAGCTCGCCCGTGTGGCGGTCGTGCTGGTCTGCACCGGCAACACGTGCCGCAGCCCCATGGCCGAGGCGCTGCTCAAGCAGCAGTTGGCCGAGTCGCTGGGCTGCCAGATTGATCAGTTAGAGTCCCGCGGGTTGGTGGTCATGTCGGCCGGCATCCACGCCGCCGCGGGGTCCCCCGCCAGCCCAGAAGCGGTCGATCTCATGAAGGACCGCGGCCTCGACCTCTCGGCACACGGGTCGCAAACGCTCAATGAACGGATGGTTCGGCACGCGGATCGCATCATCACCATGACCCGCGGTCACCGGGCGGCTATCGTGGAGGGTTGGCCCGCGGCCGCGGCGCGGACCCACACGCTGCTCGACGGCGGGGGCGACGTCGCCGACCCGATCGGCGCCCCGCTAGACGTTTACCGCAGGTGCGCCGACCAGATCGCGGCCGGCCTGTCGGCCCACTCGAAAGCCATCCTAGCCGCCGCGCCCGGCAGCTAG